From a single Bacteroidales bacterium genomic region:
- a CDS encoding T9SS type A sorting domain-containing protein, translated as MILCIVLSIVNTVTAQTELDAIITIKRAQDDSEEIPENLPDWTEMGTVLSTNPNISWEEQNQIAVAGVAKVGTTYYLFYLAGFDGCWNADGDCNHQSVGLATSTDGINFTKYSGNPILIPHDFLPVESEEEGIRTGYVHYIPSKNKFYGYFGIESPGGSGGCPYGGGVDCGCNVGVDAAVFLATSSNAVDWTIEGQVSGAGANPGDEVYASGWVFDGTTFYLYINTAEGGYCKSASKGTDPLNLNYMGGVSALDFGWAGVDTYLHDDNNTVTLMYEPSGGSHPGCSNDNLYFATTYLDDIRNIENERVITDSGHERNIIFKDGTEWKWYYSDEADEYNNAINMRTHPVTALGTSHPSLSTPDDFTLQQNYPNPFNLSTTIEYTVAEPCDIQIKIYNLFGREVHVLVNEYKLAGKFSVTWDGKNAEGNELANGIYFYKLTAGKQSFSKKMLYMATSNN; from the coding sequence ATGATTTTGTGTATTGTTCTGTCTATTGTAAATACAGTAACAGCACAAACAGAATTAGATGCAATAATCACAATCAAAAGAGCACAGGACGATTCCGAAGAAATCCCGGAAAACCTGCCTGATTGGACAGAAATGGGTACAGTATTATCAACTAATCCCAATATTTCATGGGAAGAGCAAAATCAGATAGCTGTTGCCGGAGTAGCAAAAGTAGGCACAACATACTACCTTTTTTATTTAGCCGGTTTTGACGGTTGTTGGAATGCAGACGGCGATTGTAATCATCAGTCGGTAGGCCTTGCAACTAGTACAGACGGAATTAATTTCACAAAATATTCGGGCAATCCTATACTTATACCTCATGACTTTTTGCCGGTTGAATCAGAAGAAGAAGGTATACGTACCGGATATGTTCATTATATTCCGTCAAAGAACAAATTTTATGGTTATTTCGGAATAGAATCGCCCGGCGGCTCCGGCGGCTGTCCTTATGGCGGGGGTGTTGATTGTGGTTGCAATGTAGGTGTTGACGCAGCAGTTTTTCTTGCAACATCATCAAATGCTGTTGACTGGACAATTGAAGGACAGGTAAGTGGAGCAGGTGCAAACCCCGGTGACGAGGTCTACGCTTCGGGTTGGGTCTTTGACGGCACTACATTTTATTTATATATTAATACAGCCGAGGGAGGGTATTGTAAATCTGCTTCAAAAGGAACGGATCCTCTAAATCTGAATTATATGGGCGGAGTAAGTGCACTTGATTTTGGATGGGCAGGAGTAGATACATATTTACATGATGATAACAATACGGTTACATTAATGTATGAACCCTCCGGAGGAAGTCATCCCGGTTGCAGTAATGATAACCTCTATTTTGCCACCACATATCTTGATGATATAAGGAATATTGAAAACGAAAGGGTAATTACAGACAGCGGACATGAAAGAAATATTATCTTTAAGGATGGAACAGAGTGGAAGTGGTATTACAGTGATGAGGCTGATGAATATAATAATGCGATTAATATGAGAACCCATCCTGTTACGGCATTGGGTACCTCTCATCCTTCCCTCTCCACCCCGGATGATTTTACCTTACAACAGAACTACCCCAACCCTTTCAACCTTTCTACCACTATTGAATATACTGTGGCAGAACCTTGTGATATTCAAATAAAAATATATAATCTGTTTGGCCGGGAAGTTCACGTATTAGTAAATGAGTATAAACTTGCCGGCAAATTCAGCGTTACTTGGGACGGAAAAAATGCTGAAGGTAACGAACTTGCTAACGGAATTTATTTTTACAAACTCACGGCAGGTAAGCAGTCTTTTTCTAAAAAAATGTTATATATGGCAACCTCTAATAATTAA